CTCTCATCCTTAATTCTTGAATTCTCAGTCTTGGACTTCTGTTACAGTTCACATTCATAGTTGTGGGCAATTGCATTGATTGAGAAGCAGTTCTGAAGTTGACTACCAAAGCATCCTCCAATTCTTAAAAGTTAGTTATTCTAAAAACACTATTTATCATGCACACTTTGGCCCTTTGGAAAgaacctcccttcccttcccttcccttcccttcccttcccttcccttcccttcccttcccttcccttcccttcccttccctcccctcccttcccctcccctcccctccccNNNNNNNNNNNNNNNNNNNNNNNNNNNNNNNNNNNNNNNNNNNNNNNNNNNNNNNNNNNNNNNNNNNNNNNNNNNNNNNNNNNNNNNNNNNNNNNNNNNNccctcccctcccccctccctccctcccctccccttcccttccctctctttctttctttctttctttctttctttctttctttctttctttctttctttctttctttctttctttctttctttctttctctctttgtttctttccttctttctttcttctttctctttctttcttttctttctctctttctctctctctctttttcatctttccgtcctcccttcttcctttcccattttcttttgcattgggCAATGGCCCTACGGAGGACCTATCTTCAAAGGGAGATTGGTGATTGGGGGTGGGATAAGAAGCAGGAGTCCCACAAGCTGACTTGCCTTTTTGCAATTGGGCCACTGTCCTGCACACGTTTCTCTTAGTCATACCACGCTGTATTATGGGGATATGGTAACCCGACTACATTCACAACTTTTCTGGTCTTATGGTTCCTTAACTTTGCTTGGTTTTTCTTCCTGTCTCCAGTGACAGAGAGAAATCGCCCCTGGGATTCCCACAGGTGCATTCCTGTCATCATCTTCACTCACTGCATCTTGAAGCATATGGATGAAACCCAGCAGGCTTATCACATAGCTTGTGGTCTGCCCTGGGGAGCCAAGGACCAACAGCCAGAGAGATGAGAATCAAGATAAAAATAGGTGAACTACCACCTACCAAGTAGATGACTACACAGGAATTGATGTGTGGGCAAGTtgaactgtgtgtgtatgtgtgtgtgtgtgcgcgtatcTGTGTACATTGAAGACAAGGGCACAAGGAGTTCCAGACCTCCCTGCATTTGAGCCCCATGCCTTCTCTTAGCATGCACACAGCCTCCCAGGTACGAACAGTGCTCTGTTTGGAAAGTAAACATGCCATAGCAATCCTGGCACCTCTGTGAAGTGACTTAGATGTCCACGTGCACCACCTACAGCGCTACCTGAGTGATGAATGTCTCTGGGATGTGAGTGTCAGCTGAGCATGTCTGTTGGGAAATGGGCCCCTCCCAAGAGCCCGAACCTGAATACTTGTTATAAAAAGGTTCTCTGGCTGGTCACTGCTCAATCCACTGCCTAGCAGGTGGCCCATTCCAGCCTGAGAACGTAGTGAGTCTTTCAGTGGAGCCAGGGTCCGGTAAGTCTCCTCGCAGGATCTCGGGGAGAGGGTGGGATGAGTTGAGGGCACAGGGGAGGAGAAAACAGAACACAGGCAGCAGATAGACGCGGAAGGGGTGTCCTACAAGGCACCTAAGCTTCCAGTGAGCCAACCTCTTAAGGTACTAATGACGACATGAAGGCAACACAGGAGGTGGCTTTTGCAAGGGTACACAGCAAGTCCACAGAAGAGCTGTGACTAGAACCCAGGTCTTTCAGCTCCCTGGATGGGGTTATTTATATTGGCACAACTCTCCTTTCCCACATGGTTGTGGGGCATGAGAGGCATAGGCAAGAAAGAATGATCAGGATCTGCTTCTGGCATGTGGATTATTTAGATCCAGCAAGTGAGACCGCGTGTTGGACTTGGGTGTTTACTAAATGATGGGGTGTAGTAACTAGGAAGATACAAATCGAAGGTCGGTAGGAAAGTaaaatgaggaagaggaaaaaagccAAGTGGAGATTTTGGACTGGATCATACAGGTAAGTTGCCGCAATGTGCTGTTTATTTTCCACTGTGGAGAACTTGAGCAGTCTTCTTCTAGtcagagaaaatggaaatgcACTGATTCATTGCAGAGATTGTGTCCTGCTCTGAGTATGTTTAACTCACTGGAAGCTTCTGCTTGGATTTGCTTTTTTGTGTCCCGCTCTTTCTGGGTACTTTTCCCCCCTTGTCCCAGGCCAGGCTGACTTGTACACTAAACCGAATCTCAAAAGCCCAGAGTTCCACTGGTGGAAAGAAAAAGCCGGCTCGCCTTTGAAAGGCTGCCTTTCTTCCAGGTTCGTCGTGAGGAGCTCCGCGATGTCCTCTCAACAGAGCGCCGCTTCCGCCAAAGGCTTTTCCAAGGGGTCATCCCAGGGCCCCGCTCCGTGTCCCGCCCCTGCGCCCATCCCGGcgcccgcctcctcctcctcctgctgcggCGGCGGCTGCTGCGGCTCCGGCGGCGGCTGCTGCGGTGACTCGGGGTGCTGCGGCTCCAGCTCCACCAGTTGCTGCTGCTTCCCAAGGAGACGCCGCCGGCAGCGGAGtagtggctgctgctgctgcgggGGCGGCAGCCAGAGGTCCCAGCGCTCCAACAACCAGAGCTCAGGTTGCTGCTCTGGCTGCTGAGAGGCCCGCAGGCCCCAGAGCTGCGCTAGAGAAACCTGTCCAACCCAGAGCCGCCCCGCCCCGCTGCGGCTCCCACGCGGGGCTGGGCCTCGCAGTTTGCCCCGTAAAGCGAATTGCACTTTGATGTTCAGAAACCCACTTTGTTCTCAGCCACGCAAAACTCCTTGACCCCGATGTGATTTTTCTCCCCAGGGATTCGAGAACCATGCGTGGGACACTGGACCCAACTGTCTGCACGAGTTTGCACACAGCAGGGGCTCAGTAAATGCCTACTGATTTGATTGTCTTTTGAAGATGTCATAATAAAGCTTCTACCTCCTGAGAACACCTTTTCTTATTTGTTCTTCATTCGTTTCTCCGCCCAGGTAGAAAGGCTTGAAATGTTTGTGAAAGGCAGAATAGTATAATTCATGCCTGAACAAAAAGATGACTTTCTGATTGTTAATTATGATAGCAGCGATCACATATCGACTGTTTCGAGTATTTTAATGACTTTAAGTGACAAAGTTCTTGAGTATTCTCAGGACTTAATTGGCACAATCTGATTCTCATAATGACTCGTGTAGGAGAGTGCTGTTATACCCTTTTTATAAGAGAAACTGAGGTTAAGTATAATTTGTTCAGTCACCCAGCTGGCGCCTGATAAAGAAGACAGGACATCTGATTCCAAGGCTTCATTGCTTTACTGCGTCCTCACCTGGGCTTCCCAAGCCTTACCACCGAGGTGCTCCTCCTGACCACCAGGTTCAGGCAGCTGTGTGGCAAAAGTCTGTTTTGGCAACTCTTGGGGGCTTTGGAATCAAGCcagctgtcttttttttattttttagttttacgttttattttattttttatttttggtgtggAAGATTATTGACCTACTGCTTTGCTTGCTGGGAAGGAAATTTTTCCTAAGATGTGCCTTCTAGGAAAGCTGGGAACTGCCCTCTCCAGGTCTCATTTGTGCAGCTGAAGCAGGACCAAGAGCCACGGGTTTCTGGGAATCTCTGGTGCAACATGTGTGCTCAGAAACGTGGGGATCTCATTCTTTAGAGATGGTGGCTGTGGCAGTGGCAATGGGTGGGTCATCTTGCATAGGTCAGAAACCTATCCCTGTGGGCACAGGTTTTATCCACTCATTTCAGGCACGAGGAAACAGGAGAACAATATCCTCTGCTGGGTTCAGAGGGAAGAGATAATCATGGTGATAATAATAGAAACACTAGTTACCATTTATTTGGCACTAACTTTATTTCAGGCACAAGTCaaggcactttacatatattatctcacttaatcctcacagtaatCTAAAAATATGGACATTCACTTCCCCACTTTTTATATGGGAGGAAATGGATTTAGACCGTTCCAGTGATTTGGCTGAAATCACAGAGCTAGTGAATGTCCCCAGATGGTGAGTGAGGGAGATGAGATTGAAACCGGAACCTGTGTGACTCCAAAGTCACGCCCTCACACTCCAAGAGTCACGCTCTACTGTCTTAGAAATCACCACCACACAGGGAAGGGACACTTGGGTCTCTGGACACACCCAGGCTCTCAGAAATTTGCAGCTCGGCTTCTTGGCTGCTGCTCCCTTGGTGACCCAATGAGTGGGGAGCTCTGTCATGGCATCCACCCAGCAGCTGCCGGCTGGGGGTGTCTGCTCAAAGGTGAGGTCGGAAATGCTCTACTGATTCATCCAGGATGTTTGATGTTGCGGCCAAATGACCCCCTGCCAGGGAGGCTCTGGAGGGCAGTCCCGCTCTGCCTGGGAGTGGCCCTTCCTTCCATGTCTGAGATTCTGTGATTTCCAGTAGGAGGTGATTTGCGGAAGCTGTTTACAAACAGATGATATCACCCGTGAACCTGCCTCCTCACACCAGTGATGTGTGCTGAAACAGCAAGCCCTGGGACTTGGTGGGCAGTGGGTGGGAAGGAAGAACTGTCTGACTCAGAACAGACACACTGCAAAGCTAATCTGAGGGTGAGGGCTCAACCTGGAGCAGGAAGCTGAGGCCTGAGCTCTGGGAAAGAAAGGTGGTGACTCACGGAGAGGCATTAGAGTCCAAATAGGAGCACATGCCCTGTACACGAGGCATTTGGGTCTCATGTCAAGTGGCTGGCCCTGAGGGTGACGGTACCTCCAGGCCCACATGCTGCTGAAACCCAGCAGGCCAGCACACATGAACTTTGATGAGAGACATTTGAGTAttttaagaatagttttattTTGGAAACCTAGAAAGCAACTTTGGATGGTCTAGAGCTCTCTGCTCATGATCCTTCAGGCTTTTCTGATTTCCAGCAGTAGGTAAAGCTGTATGTGTGGCCCAGGCACTCTCTGTGAGGCGATGGTGGTGGATGCTGAGACTGTGGGAAATTTGGCAAAGTGAAGTCCTACTCAAAGGTTGTCACCTGGTACATGTGACAGGCAGAATCAGGTTTCCTATTATTTCTGGAATAAATGGACattattatcaaatatattttattcacgATAGCTCCAATTTCAgcttaaattaaattattataatggCCATCAAAACAACGgatatttatatagcatttagcATTTATAAGGTGTTTCCACATATATTATCTCTCTCATAATTCTGTAACATAAGTATTACCATCTCTGTTTAACAGATCGGGGAGGGACTCCTAGAGTTTAAACAACTCACCTGAGGTTATCCAGCTGATACGTGTGGTCTCTATCTGGACCAGGCCTCCTAATGCCCTCTAAGAAGGCCAGTAGCCACTTCTGAATATTCTCTGAAATAATTGAATAATGACACTCAATTGATTATTTAGGGACAGTGCTGTATTCACCATTGCATCCCTAGCATCATGCCAGGTACATACTAAAGGTCTATAAATAAGTGATTGTTTATTAGTGTATATTGTGTAAAGGCATTGTGCTAAAGAATTCCATAGAGATATACAAAAGCATTTCTGGACTTCAAGGAGTTTATAATCTTATTCAGGAACTATGGTAAATCATCATACAGGATATAAATGATAACTCAGATCTGAAATGCAAAAAATGTCACAAGCAGAACACGGCATAGGCAACTGCTCTAGGGATTCAGCTGAGTTTAGACGAAGCATTGTGACAGGACTTTGAATGAGGACAAGTTACTGTGGACTGGATTATTTATAAGGCTTCATGGGAAGAAGGATCTGGGCTGGGTGTGAAGGATGGAAACACATCAGACAGGcagagattcattcatttatgtatttgttcaaCTCCATCAGACACTGTTTAGGTTCTGGGACAGAACCAGAAATAAGACCAAGGCCCTGCTGGCATGGACCACAGATTCTGGAGTGAAGACAGATAAGAAAGGGAGCAAGGAAGTCAGATTATTTCACACCGTGAAAAGTTTgtgatgaaaacaaagaaaataaggcTATAAACATTAACTAGAGGTGTATGGGGATTTTAGATGGAGCTAGGCAAGGCCTCTCTGAAGACATGTTATTTGAGCAGAAGAAATAGGAGCTATGGCAAAGAGCAGGGAAGCCCGTGGTTACAGGGTTCCTGCATTCATGGCAGCCCAGGGCTGCAGGTGTGTGAGGCGTGTTTTCAGTTACATTGGCTCCACTAGAGAATTTCACTACTAGGAAAGTAACTTGGAATTCCAGTTTCTTGGCAGACTGATTTGCTAGTGAGATTGATCATATGCTATGGGGTTGGCATTATTTCATTGGATCCTCACAACTCTCCTACAAGGCAAGTTTTCCCTGCATTTTGTTAGGAAAACTGAAAGACAGTTAGGAAAACTGAAAGGTAGCCATCCTAGGATTTCCCAGCTTGTAATAGGAAGGACAAGGTTTTGGACTGGAGGCATTTGCCTCTGAAGTCAATGTTCTGAACACTGTGCTACAGTCTGCATTTCTGGGAAGAAAGGGAGTAGTCTCAAGCTTGGACtaggggaggagaaaggggacTCAAAGGAGTGGTGTTGATATTGAAAGACCCTGAGAACACATCCTCAGAGAAGGAGACAGGAGGCCAGATCGTGGACGGTTTGGAGTGCCAAATCAAAGAGTTTCAACTATATCATATTTGTGGAGTGTGGTGATAGGAAAATGGCTTCGAAAGAAGTACATTAGAGAGATAAAAGTTAGTTTATATAACATTTAGAGTACTGTCTGACATGACCCTAAGATTAATTAGGCAGCAATGATTAGGATGCTCCAGAAGAGGAAGTTAATGGAGGGATTACCTCTGTGAGCAGGAGCAATGGCCCAGGCATGAAATGAAGATCTGAACCCGGCACATGGCAGTCATTACAAAAAGGAAATGACAAGTGTGAAAAGCATTTGTCCAGAAGGAAGAGGGATAGAATCAGGTGATGTATTGGGGTTGAGACAAAGGAAGCAACTGGGGTATCTCTGAGGTTTTGTGCCTTGTGCCTGAGAAATGATGACAGCATTGACAAAATAGAGAAGTCAGGAGAAAGAACTGGCCCGTGAGGAAGAGAGGTAAGTTTGGTCCAACGTATGTTGGGTTTGACATGCTGGCAGGACATGACCATGTGACAGTGATGTGGAGCTGGAACTTCAGACTCAGAATCCTTGAACATTGACATAAACACAATTAGGATAAATGGTAATAAGCCATATGCAGCTTGGAGTCAAATCTTTGGGAATGAATGCAGTCCTATATCTGCAGTGAAGGTTATGAGAAAACAGACTTGATCTGTCTTGTTCATTGCAGCAACTTCAGTGCAAAGAATAGAGACCTAGACAGTAAAGGCACTCAGTGAATATGTgttgagtaagtgaatgaataaaaacatcaagACGGAAGGCCCAAAACTTCAGTTGAGGGAGAAACTAAGCAGAAAGGAGGAAGTTGAATTCCAAGCAAAGGGGGTAAAGTTGATGAAGTCAGAGAAATTACTCAGAGATTTGGCCTAAACAATTCATATAAGGTTACTTTAAAGTCTTATATTCTAGGAATCCGGGCAGAAGGGAACCAGGATAATGCAAGAATGCAGAAGCTAAAGAATGTCATCCAGTCAGGGTCTTCTTTCCCACTGCATGATCCATCTTTGGTATCTTTAAACCATTGAACAGTTATAGTAGGAAATTCCATCTGAAGGGATAGCAGTTTCATCCTAACTAGGTAGAACGGGTTGAACAGGAAAACTGGCATTCACACTGAGTAAAAAATATCCTCTCTTCCATGGATGGCACTGCAGCAGGTCAGAATGATTTGACCATGATAAATCTGAAACATAATCTTGGCTCAGGATGAGTAATAGTCAACCCTAGGAAAGCAAGTATCTCTTCTTCTCTTATAAACATTGCATCAGGGCAAGAGTGAGGGGTATTAAGCCATCTTATTTAATGATACATCTCATTCTTAAGGATTTATTAGTTCCATTGCCAATAATGTAGCTCTGCATGTTTGGAAACTTAATTTGCAATGAAGTTCAAAGGCCATTTTTCCATGGAGTGAAATAGGATTATATGTACTTGAAAGTCAGAAATTAACCATTTCCCTctacccaaaataattttttgttcatTAATTACTACAATCTTTCATTCATAAACATTTAATGTGTACTTACTATATTCTAGGCACTttgtgacacaaacaaataactCTTCTCCAATAGTTTAGTGGGAAAGAGTCAAATATCATAATACTGTGTAATTTGATAAACGCTTGAAGTTAGCAATGTAGTGAGGTGATGGCTCATTCGGCTGAGGGACTGACAAAAGGTATTGTTTGAAGTTAGTCCAGAAGGATGGGTAGGAATTGGTCTGGCTGAGAACatagaaaagatatttaatttaaaGTAAACAATAGCGATTGCAAAGGTTAGAAAGGTGAACATgtgttttatagaaaataatattgcaTGGCTGAATTTCATGGAAGCCAGCGTAGGTGAGATTATATAGATGGTCAGGGAATAGATAAAGCAGGGTCTTGTATGACTCCTGAAAACTCTTGGAACCTTATCTTGGAGGCGATCTTGGACCATGACATTTTTGCGGCTTGATAGGTCTCTCTTCTGTGTTTTTAATTATACTGAAGTTATCTTAACTTAAAAAATGAGGGCATTAGCATCATTTCTAGCCACCATGCTCACCTATCTTCTTTTCTTAGCATCTTCCCCAAATTTCAAGAAGTGCCcttaatagttttatattttacttaaatctTTCTTAACCTCATTGAATAATGCTTGTTTCAGTAGCCATTCTGCTCGATCATTTCACCCCAGTCACCATGTCATCTCTTAAGTTCTGTGCTCAACAGTCTTTCTTCAGTTCCCAGGGTCCCAGTCCTCTGGAAAGCATTGCCCACTGTTGGTCAGCTCCTGCCCTTCTATTCTGGACATTGCACTGCtgtcagtgttttataattcacTGGGATTTCccccctctcttctctcctagTATTTCTGCTAGTTCCAATTCTAAATCGGTGCGTAATAACTAAGGTTTAGCCCTTAGCTGTCTGACTTTTTCTTTGTACAGaaaatctcattcattcattcatttactaattTCTCACACTTTTATTGAGAATCTAATATGTGCTAGGCTCTTCGTTAGGATTTCAGATAGAAATATGTATCTGGGATATTCCTTTATGTGTCTGTCTCTAAAATTTCTATCTTTAGTAATGATACTTCCTGAAAATTATGGTTAAAAACCTCTGATTCTCATAAAATGGTTTAATTGAATAATTCAGAAGTATCTCACATGAAACATCACTACCTCTTAAACTAgcgtttttatatttttctttaggtttctctacTTCAGAGGATGGGGATACTGTTGCCAATCACACTAAATACTGCAGTGAAATCTTCgactcttccctttcttttgattttgtatCTAATCATTTGCCaaggtgtatttctttttctttgctcccTTTCCCCCTATATCTACTACCATCATCTTTCAATCCTCTAAAAGCAAATGGGCACAGAACTTGGAAATAAAGGATCCAGGCAAGGCATTTGCCATGTGGTACCAGAAGAGGCTCAAGTTGGAAATCTTAATCTATGCTTACATATGGTGGCAACAAGCTATCTCTGATGAGGTCAGACCCCATGTGATGGACAGCTGCTTATATTTCCCATGCTCTGGAGCAGTATAACATGTTAGAGCACTTTAACCATAAACATACACTTCttatctttcatttcatttttgtctaATATTATAGTTTCATCTTAACACCCTGAAACTACTTCTACTATTTTATACTGTCAATGCTTGCTTATTTTTAtccacattttcatatttttctctgcCCCCTTACCACTGCCTGCTTTAGATTATTCTTTCCTTATGGattcagttttcttcttcctgaagtaAATCCTTGGTAGTTCTTTTAGCCACTATTAGTAGTAAGATTAATCTTCATATGAAAATAGCTTAATTGTGCCCTTAcccttaaataatattttagctaGATATAGAATTCCAGGTTGGCAAATATTGTCTCAAATCACTTTGAAGATATTATTCCACTATTTTCTGACACTAATGGTTGAGAAAGATGctatcagcctttttttttttttttctggggaggtAATCTGTTTCATATTCTGATACTTTTTACAATTTTCCCTTGAGATTTGTGTTTGTGAGAATTCAtgtctttcattcatttctaaaaatgtagagccaatatctcttcaaatattgctaCTCATTGATTATTTCTTATATTCCTTCTGGAAATCTCATTAGATGCATGTAGGACTTTTGCATTCTGTAATATGGAAATCACTGCATTCTAAGTCATTTCAACCTATCTCTCAGTTCATAATTTCTCTTTTCagctcttttaaatatattattgtttgCCACTTAACTGTTAATTTACCTCAATATCTATGTAACCTTTCTTTCACATTAATCAAACTTCTAAGTTTTAGTTGGGTCTATGACTTCCAAGAATAAACATTCCAGGATCCCTTGTAGCTAAGTATTACCATATGACTCGTTCTGGGCAATAGGATGTCAATGGGAGAATCTTCAAGACACGTTTTCAAAAGATAAACCCacaccctttttttcctttccttcttcattccttcctctccttAGAATGTATACTGATGGCTGGAACTGCGTATTGAGCCAAAAAAACAAGTGTCACCCACTAGGAGCTGAAATAGAAATGTAGAAGAATAATCAGTTCCAGATGGCTATGGGGCCTTAATGCCAATGCTGAATAGTCAAGATCTGGGATTTTTATGTgagaaacaaattaattttatgtgAGAAACTTCTAACTTCTTAATCTAtctttttttggcttttattccCAGCCACATCTATACCTatatcatttattgattttcaaatgccaaagaatatacttttaatttcttatgGTTCTACATGGTTCTTCTTTTATAGAGTCGATATATTTTCTTATGGCTTAAATTCTTATTtatgtttaatcattttaaacatacatttaaagatttatttttttagagcagttttagatttacagcaCAATTGAGAGGAAGGCATGGAAATCTCCCATACACCTTCTGCCCCAAGATATGCATAGGCTCCTTGATTACCAatatcccccaccagagtggtacatttgttacaattgccGAGCCTACACTGATACATCATAATCACccaaatttataacatttatctGATAAttcttttatctgaaatttattgGTAGTCTAATTCTACTGTTTATAGTATTTATTGATTCTCCCTGAACATGAAATCATAattcaaaattagaaaacatatgaGAAAACAAGCCACAAGAGTTCATCTTCAGTGAGATTTT
The genomic region above belongs to Piliocolobus tephrosceles isolate RC106 chromosome 1, ASM277652v3, whole genome shotgun sequence and contains:
- the CRCT1 gene encoding cysteine-rich C-terminal protein 1; amino-acid sequence: MSSQQSAASAKGFSKGSSQGPAPCPAPAPIPAPASSSSCCGGGCCGSGGGCCGDSGCCGSSSTSCCCFPRRRRRQRSSGCCCCGGGSQRSQRSNNQSSGCCSGC